Proteins co-encoded in one Aspergillus luchuensis IFO 4308 DNA, chromosome 6, nearly complete sequence genomic window:
- a CDS encoding translation initiation factor eIF5 (BUSCO:EOG09262M7B;~COG:J;~EggNog:ENOG410PGC2;~InterPro:IPR003307,IPR016021,IPR016189,IPR016190, IPR016024,IPR002735;~PFAM:PF02020,PF01873;~go_function: GO:0003743 - translation initiation factor activity [Evidence IEA];~go_function: GO:0005515 - protein binding [Evidence IEA];~go_process: GO:0006413 - translational initiation [Evidence IEA]), which yields MATVNIRRDVSDPFYRYKMERLQSKIEGKGNGIKTVVVNLNSVAQSLSRPPSYVIKYFGFELGAQANAKPTDDRWIINGAHDAPKLQDYLDGFISKFVLCKKCKNPETDVIIKDEKIFLDCKACGQRSEVDSRLKLSTFIIRNGAQGKGGKKDKASKKARRDRNKDKNDTANGDKDGSPGDSNNSENGDEENDVALEAGSDDELTRRIKAGAKDIEAEEIDDDEWAVDVSEEAVKARAKELPDDLKRSLVLEDGDDEGADGPSAYDELGSWILNAASEKGGVTAVSDVDIYMKAKEYGIENKHKTLAVLAQTIFDEKIAKQVPARAALLKKMITSERHEKAFLGGTERFVGKDHPELIGQVPAVLLKYYEHDLVSEETLKAWGSKASKKYVDISTSKKVRKAAEPFLEWLENAESEEESDEDSE from the coding sequence ATGGCCACTGTCAACATTCGTCGGGATGTCTCCGATCCCTTCTACCGTTACAAGATGGAGCGCCTCCAGTCCAAGATCGAGGGCAAGGGCAACGGTATCAAGACCGTTGTTGTCAACTTGAACTCGGTCGCTCAGTCGCTCAGTCGCCCTCCGTCTTACGTGATCAAGTACTTTGGCTTTGAGCTGGGTGCTCAGGCCAACGCCAAGCCCACTGATGATCGCTGGATCATTAACGGTGCCCATGATGCCCCCAAGCTTCAGGACTATCTGGACGGCTTTATCTCCAAGTTCGTGCTGTGCAAGAAATGCAAGAATCCGGAAACggatgtcatcatcaaggACGAAAAGATCTTTTTGGACTGCAAGGCCTGTGGACAGCGCTCCGAGGTCGACTCCCGTCTGAAACTGAGCACCTTTATCATCCGCAACGGCGCGCAAggcaagggagggaagaaggacaaggccTCGAAGAAGGCCCGTCGTGATCGAAACAAGGATAAGAATGACACCGCGAATGGCGACAAGGATGGCAGCCCCGGAGATAGCAACAACTCCGAGAACGGTGATGAGGAGAACGATGTCGCCCTGGAAGCAGGCAGCGATGACGAACTCACTCGCCGTATCAAGGCCGGTGCCAAGGACATCGAGGCCGAGgagatcgatgatgatgagtgggCCGTTGACGTGTCGGAGGAGGCCGTCAAGGCTCGTGCTAAGGAGCTCCCCGATGATCTCAAGCGCTCTTTGGTTCTCGAGGATGGCGACGACGAGGGTGCCGATGGCCCCTCTGCCTACGATGAGCTTGGCAGCTGGATTCTCAACGCCGCTTCTGAGAAGGGCGGTGTCACCGCTGTTAGCGACGTCGACATCTACATGAAGGCCAAGGAGTATGGCATTGAGAACAAGCACAAGACCCTTGCTGTTCTGGCCCAGACCATCTTCGATGAGAAGATCGCCAAGCAGGTTCCTGCCCGTGCTGCcctgctgaagaagatgatcacCTCCGAGCGCCACGAGAAGGCCTTCCTGGGTGGAACCGAGCGCTTCGTTGGCAAGGATCACCCTGAGCTGATCGGCCAGGTCCCCGCTGTCCTGCTCAAGTACTACGAGCACGACCTCGTCTCTGAGGAGACCCTCAAGGCCTGGGGTTCCAAGGCTAGCAAGAAGTACGTCGACATCTCGACCAGCAAGAAGGTCCGCAAGGCTGCCGAACCCTTCCTCGAATGGCTCGAGAACGCCGAgagtgaggaagagagcgatGAGGACAGCGAGTAG
- a CDS encoding DNA ligase (ATP) CDC9 (COG:L;~EggNog:ENOG410PFUW;~InterPro:IPR012308,IPR012309,IPR036599,IPR000977, IPR016059,IPR012310,IPR012340;~PFAM:PF04675,PF01068,PF04679;~go_function: GO:0003677 - DNA binding [Evidence IEA];~go_function: GO:0003909 - DNA ligase activity [Evidence IEA];~go_function: GO:0003910 - DNA ligase (ATP) activity [Evidence IEA];~go_function: GO:0005524 - ATP binding [Evidence IEA];~go_process: GO:0006281 - DNA repair [Evidence IEA];~go_process: GO:0006310 - DNA recombination [Evidence IEA];~go_process: GO:0051103 - DNA ligation involved in DNA repair [Evidence IEA];~go_process: GO:0071897 - DNA biosynthetic process [Evidence IEA]), producing MPANRPSAFLAPLLRYSCRRPAPAPSQFESPFYTSDLTLSRIGSPLLLSQTRQFEVYQQLRRTYSGIGSSATRSSLIMADSKGRKQATLGYVRDSQLTIGRFFGSNSDPKEAPKKQTTLSFSNKKSKAAKQDSESETAQDPEPVNGHGTNGDANGGADRVDPATESKADEPADQNKLKRENSSEDEDSDIQPVNKRRRKTSRGDEATAAPKRKSPSPKSPKKRSQSKEPSPPAVIEKASGEKTPQKELSVSDDEVAEEEAQSASEDEEKPEVKKKKIEKAQATLKAAGNEPYPDWKAGDPVPYAALCTTFSLIEMTTKRLVILAHCSLFLRQVLRLTPQDLLPTVQLMINKLAADYAGIELGIGESLIMKAIGESTGRSLAVIKTDQHEIGDLGLVAAKSRSNQPTMFKPKPLTVRGVHEGLLGIAKVQGHGSQDKKISGIKKLLSAADAATAGKGSKGIDITKDKGGPSEAKYIVRFLEGKLRLGLAEKTVLVALAQAVVAHEAAMEGQKTPSAEKLAEGEAILKTVYSELPAYEVIIPAILEHGLSNLPKVCKLQPGIPLKPMLAKPTKSITEVLDRFEGKEFTCEYKYDGERAQIHYVAPDSIHQYPGATATLKKDSKGLSAIFSRNSEDLSKKYPDVLAKLDGWIKEGVQSFVLDCETVAWDTENKKVLPFQQLMTRKRKDVKAEDVKVKVCVFAFDLLFLNGEPTVKKSLRERRELLHDSFQVTEGEFQFAQYGNTNVLDEIQTLLDDSVKASCEGLMVKMLDTEESGYEPSKRSRNWLKVKKDYLSGVGDSLDLVVLGAYHGRGKRTSVYGAFLLAAYNSSTQTYETICNIGTGFSEAILEEFYNALSPLTIDRPKPFYSHSNVPKDQPDVWFEPRLVWEVKTADLTLSPRYKAAADEFMGTTGGGKGVSLRFPRFIKSRDDKKPEQATTTRAVAEMYRKQEAVQKENAGKGGVDDDFEY from the exons ATGCCCGCTAATCGCCCTTCAGCGTTTCTTGCGCCACTGTTACGATATTCTTGCAGGAGACCTGCTCCGGCGCCTTCGCAATTTGAGTCGCCTTTCTACACTAGCGACTTGACCTTGTCACGGATAGGCTCGCCATTACTTCTGTCGCAAACAAGGCAATTTGAAGTATATCAGCAGCTGAGAAGGACTTATAGTGGCATTGGTTCAAGCGCAACGCGGTCGTCGCTCATAATGGCAGATTCAAAAGGCAGGAAGCAAGCTACCCTGGGGTATGTTCGGGATTCCCAGTTGACTATAGG GCGATTTTTCGGCTCGAATTCAGACCCTAAAGAAGCTCCCAAGAAGCAGACCACGCTGTCGTTTTCGAacaagaagagcaaagcCGCTAAACAGGATAGTGAATCGGAAACAGCGCAAGATCCGGAGCCTGTCAATGGGCATGGAACTAATGGGGACGCGAATGGTGGCGCCGACAGAGTAGACCCGGCCACAGAGTCGAAGGCAGACGAGCCTGCCGATCAGAACAagttgaagagagaaaacagcagcgaggatgaagatagtGATATCCAGCCTGTCAATAAGCGCCGCCGCAAGACATCCCGAGGGGACGAAGCTACCGCCGCCCCCAAACGAAAGTCCCCATCGCCTAAAAGCCCTAAGAAGCGGTCGCAGTCGAAGGAGCCCTCGCCACCAGCTGTCATTGAGAAGGCATCAGGCGAGAAGACACCGCAGAAAGAATTGAGCGTCTCGGATGATGAAGtagcggaggaggaggcacaGTCTGCGAGtgaggacgaagagaagcccgaggtgaagaagaaaaagattgAGAAGGCTCAGGCTACATTGAAGGCAGCTGGAAACGAGCCTTATCCTGACTGGAAAGCTGGCGACCCAGTTCCGTATGCCGCGCTCTGCACCACATTTTCCCTGATCGAGATGACGACGAAACGTTTAGTGATCCTGGCTCActgctctctcttccttcgtcAAGTATTGCGACTAACACCCCAAGACCTTCTCCCTACCGTTCAACTCATGATCAACAAGCTGGCCGCGGATTATGCTGGCATTGAACTCGGCATCGGCGAGTCCTTGATTATGAAGGCTATTGGTGAGAGTACCGGACGTAGTCTGGCAGTGATCAAGACAGACCAACATGAAATCGGAGATCTTGGCTTGGTAGCTGCCAAAAGTCGGTCCAACCAGCCAACTATGTTCAAGCCGAAGCCATTGACTGTTCGTGGAGTGCACGAAGGTCTCCTTGGTATTGCCAAGGTCCAGGGCCATGGTTCTCAGGATAAGAAGATTTCCGGTATTAAGAAGCTGCTTTCGGCAGCTGACGCAGCAACCGCAGGCAAAGGAAGCAAAGGCATCGATATCACCAAGGACAAAGGTGGACCTAGCGAAGCGAAGTACATTGTTCGATTCTTAGAAGGAAAGCTTAGACTTGGGCTGGCGGAGAAGACTGTGCTTGTTGCCCTTGCCCAAGCTGTTGTCGCACACGAGGCCGCTATGGAGGGCCAGAAGACTCCCTCTGCTGAGAAATTGGCAGAAGGTGAGGCGATTTTGAAGACTGTTTACAGCGAACTGCCGGCGTATGAAGTGATTATACCAGCCATCCTCGAACATGGCCTCTCCAATCTGCCCAAGGTTTGCAAGCTGCAGCCGGGAATTCCCCTCAAACCCATGCTTGCCAAGCCCACCAAGTCCATCACAGAAGTTCTTGATCGGTTCGAAGGAAAGGAGTTCACCTGCGAGTACAAGTACGATGGGGAACGAGCCCAAATCCACTACGTCGCCCCTGACTCGATCCACCAATATCCGGGTGCGACAGCCACCTTGAAGAAGGATTCCAAGGGCCTCAGTGCGATCTTTTCGCGTAATTCTGAGGACCTATCGAAGAAGTACCCTGACGTTCTAGCCAAGCTTGATGGCTGGATCAAAGAGGGTGTCCAGAGTTTTGTACTAGACTGCGAGACTGTTGCTTGGGATacggagaacaagaaggttCTGCCTTTTCAACAGCTCATGACTCGCAAGAGGAAAGATGTCAAAGCGGAAGATGTCAAGGTCAAGGTTTGCGTATTCGCCTTCGACCTTCTGTTCCTGAATGGCGAG CCTACGGTCAAGAAGTCGCTACGAGAACGCCGTGAGCTGTTACATGATTCTTTCCAGGTGACGGAAGGAGAATTCCAGTTCGCTCAGTACGGAAACACCAATGTACTGGATGAGATCCAGACACTGCTTGATGATAGTGTCAAGGCATCATGTGAAGGTCTGATGGTCAAAATGTTGGATACAGAGGAAAGTGGCTACGAGCCTAGTAAGCGGAGTCGGAATTGGCTCAAG GTCAAGAAGGATTATCTCAGTGGAGTCGGTGACTCCCTCGATCTTGTTGTACTAGGTGCCTATCATGGCCGAGGCAAGCGTACATCGGTCTACGGTGCATTCCTCTTGGCTGCGTACAACTCAAGTACGCAAACATATGAGACGATCTGCAACATCGGCACGGGATTCTCGGAAGCGATCCTGGAAGAGTTCTACAATGCACTCTCCCCTCTGACGATTGATCGGCCCAAGCCCTTCTACTCCCATTCCAACGTGCCCAAAGACCAGCCCGATGTATGGTTCGAACCGCGGTTGGTGTGGGAGGTGAAAACTGCGGATTTGACACTCAGTCCCCGTTacaaggcggcggcggatgaGTTCATGGGGACGACTGGGGGAGGAAAGGGTGTATCTCTTCGCTTCCCCCGGTTCATAAAGTCCCGAGACGATAAGAAGCCCGAGCAGGCAACGACCACGCGGGCCGTGGCGGAGATGTACCGCAAGCAAGAAGCGGTCCAGAAGGAGAATGCTGGCAAGGgaggagtggatgatgattttGAGTACTGA
- the dppV gene encoding dipeptidyl peptidase DppV (COG:O;~EggNog:ENOG410PHIG;~InterPro:IPR001375,IPR029058;~MEROPS:MER0000263;~PFAM:PF00326;~SECRETED:SignalP(1-19);~go_function: GO:0008236 - serine-type peptidase activity [Evidence IEA];~go_process: GO:0006508 - proteolysis [Evidence IEA]) produces MGALRWLSITAAAASAVSALTPEQMIGAPQRGEVIPNPSGDTGLFSTSQWSFDSHSSSTWWSLIDLETGEITTLTDDSDIEEIIWLGSDSSTLLYINSTNAQIPGGVELWIADTSDFANAYKAASLSAGFLGIKSTVTDSGDVHFILRGKSYPNGTAYNDQLAETYPSTARIYDSIFVRHWDTYLTTASHAVFSGTLQSSTSDDGSVQYTSSGGLTNLVNPVKGAESPFPPFGGNDDYDLSPDGNWVTFKSKAPELPLANNTAAYVYLVPHDGSATAFAVNGPDSSATPEGVEGESNNPVFSPSSDKIAYFQMATNTYESDRNVLYVYSITDDTITPLAKDWDRSPSSVTWIDDDNLVVASQDLGRTRLFAIPSDAGDDFTPTNFTDSGTVSAQYVLSNSTLLVTSNAFWTSWSVYTASPDDGVINTLASANEIDPELSGLSSSDFEEFYFDGNWTTLQGWLTYPQDFDPSKKYPLAFLIHGGPEDAWADTWNQKWHSKVFADQGYVVVQPNPTGSTGFGQQLTDAIQLNWTGAAFDDLTKAWQYVHDTYDFIDTDNGVAAGPSFGAFMITWIQGDDFGRKFKALVSHDGPFIGDAWVETDELWFVEHEFNGTFWQARDAFHNTDPSGPSRVLAYSTPQLVIHSDMDYRIPVANGIGLFNTLQERGVPSRFLNFPDEDHWVTGQENSLVWYQQVLGWINRYSGVGESNPDAISLEDTVNPVVDLNP; encoded by the exons ATGGGTGCTCTTCGGTGGCTGTCCATCACGGCGGCTGCGGCCTCCGCAGTGTCAGCCCTGACCCCGGA ACAGATGATCGGTGCCCCGCAGAGAGGTGAAGTCATACCAAACCCGTCCGGT GACACTGGTTTATTCTCGACCTCCCAATGGTCCTTCGACAGTCATTCTAGCAGTACCTGGTGGAGCTTGATCGACCTGGAAACAGGCGAGATCACCACTCTTACCGATGATAGCGACATTGAGGAGATTATCTGGCTTGGTTCGGACAGTTCTACGCTCCTCTACATCAACAGCACCAATGCCCAGATTCCCGGTGGCGTGGAGCTGTGGATTGCGGACACCTCTGACTTTGCAAACGC TTACAAGGcagcctctctctccgccGGTTTCCTCGGCATCAAATCAACCGTGACAGATTCCGGTGACGTGCATTTCATCCTGCGTGGAAAGTCCTATCCCAATGGAACGGCCTACAACGATCAGCTCGCAGAGACCTATCCCAGTACAGCCCGCATCTACGACAGCATCTTTGTGCGCCACTGGGACACTTACCTGACCACCGCCTCCCACGCCGTATTCTCCGGCACTCTGCAGAGCTCGACCAGCGATGACGGCAGTGTTCAGTACACCTCTTCAGGGGGATTGACGAACCTGGTCAACCCAGTCAAGGGTGCCGAAAGCCCATTCCCTCCATTTGGAGGCAACGACGACTATGACCTCTCGCCTGACGGCAATTGGGTTACCTTCAAGAGCAAAGCCCCAGAGCTGCCTCTTGCTAACAACACGGCTGCCTATGTTTATCTCGTTCCGCACGACGGCTCCGCGACTGCTTTTGCCGTTAACGGCCCTGATAGTTCTGCAACCCCGgagggagttgaaggcgAATCTAACAACCCCGTGTTCTCCCCCAGCAGCGATAAAATAGCATACTTCCAAATGGCGACCAATACATACGAGTCGGACCGCAACGTGCTATACGTGTACTCCATCACCGATGACACCATCACACCCCTTGCAAAGGACTGGGACCggtctccctcctccgtGACATGGATCGACGATGACAACCTCGTCGTGGCAAGCCAAGATCTAGGACGAACCAGACTATTCGCCATCCCAAGCGATGCAGGAGACGACTTTACGCCCACAAACTTCACAGACAGCGGCACCGTATCGGCTCAATACGTCCTATCCAACTCTACGCTCCTCGTCACATCCAACGCCTTCTGGACAAGCTGGAGCGTCTACACCGCCAGCCCAGACGACGGCGTGATCAACACACTGGCCTCAGCCAACGAGATCGACCCCGAGCTCAGCGGTCTCAGTTCCTCCGACTTTGAAGAGTTCTACTTTGACGGCAACTGGACTACC CTCCAAGGATGGCTCACCTACCCCCAAGACTTCGACCCATCGAAGAAATAccccctcgccttcctcatccacgGCGGCCCCGAAGACGCCTGGGCCGATACCTGGAACCAGAAATGGCACTCCAAGGTCTTCGCCGACCAGGGCTACGTCGTCGTCCAACCAAACCCCACGGGGAGCACCGGGTTCGGCCAACAGCTCACAGACGCCATCCAACTGAACTGGA CCGGCGCCGCCTTCGACGACCTAACCAAAGCCTGGCAATACGTGCACGACACCTACGACTTCATCGACACGGACAACGGCGTCGCCGCGGGCCCCAGCTTCGGCGCGTTCATGATCACCTGGATCCAGGGCGATGACTTTGGACGCAAGTTCAAGGCGCTGGTTAGCCATGATGGTCCGTTTATTGGTGATGCGTGGGTCGAGACGGATGAGTTGTGGTTTGTTGAGCATGAG TTCAACGGCACCTTCTGGCAAGCCCGCGACGCATTCCACAACACGGATCCATCCGGTCCCAGCCGCGTCCTCGCATACAGTACCCCCCAGCTCGTCATCCACAGCGATATGGATTATCGGATTCCTGTGGCGAATGGGATTGGATTGTTTAATACGTTGCAGGAGAGGGGTGTGCCTAGTCGGTTTTTGAATTTCCCGGATGAGGATCATTG GGTCACCGGGCAGGAAAATAGCCTTGTTTGGTATCAGCAGGTGCTGGGATGGATTAATCGGTATTCCGGGGTGGGAGAGTCGAATCCGGATGCGATCAGTTTGGAGGATACGGTTAATCCGGTGGTGGATTTGAATCCGTga
- a CDS encoding uncharacterized protein (BUSCO:EOG09260KGS;~COG:S;~EggNog:ENOG410PK3J;~InterPro:IPR016024) has translation MEISRQEAFSKLKPPCVELSSVGLRFRGRQATPNDVFRALQPVYNVLDDLARKDALDEKLAEYAFFPLCHIFNETQRSPVNCLELSVKCLRILVEKGWGRRLSPQMGKQLIILLTLIVGGTPNKSGETNSTQTRSPELAIAGFNCLLTIFNVLDGPVAKQTIYHEVGTATIVDQMVYLMLEGAADEGSDELCISAAKALQALFQRITDRVVLASIMPRTVSTLTKIIKPSTQVRRSYKLLSVCLQIFNYLLRTVLNDQVSKSSEKSAPSQNSDDQLVLDASWLKATATQIKLALANVTQVRRHDRPEVQTALLELCLMIVEDCQETLQEALPIIIETVVVLSNVDENQVPNGAFVALRHHATTYPAVIDSLKNSLHTWVTAFPRTMQSNDETAKQWAVKQISTAFQVLSQVQSGSDLLAASLASGICDSVAASLNSSTNALQPLSSDVANSQTLEVLNHGVKSVSFAPVILEHRSQQQTLNDLQSMIIRLNASESGSEITRLVVNRVHQERGNALIAPLWLGLTFLKSNTQLTSIFDDFISTDELEPSGQRLSRAGMIEELYYVSLPILNEPLVDESRDWRVQALALEAVALQAQQLGEAFRPELMDALYPVLQLLASSNSSLQRHAMTCLNILTTACNYGDASTMIVENVDYLVNSVALKLNTFDVSPYPPQVLLMMVKLSGVRLIPYLDDLVDSIFSILDMYHGYPKLVEMMFRTLAAIVEEGTKSPSFLTIDNGKASNIDHHKKPYERLQISTLVQDLSNRKAKRAKLTEDLGDVDDIIPHPKRPWTKDPEKPKQQAPDFNTTIDDLLKEEDDPDEPLPPPREAEDSEKPLSKPHNLLLHIIQSIPSHLSSPSPYLRRSLLTILIDVFPTLAAHENSFLPLINDLWPAVSARISFPSSLTTSQPTTGPKSTDLITTTLKQSPTEFSFQEETFVTTTACKAIETMCKSAGDFMASRIETEFPRWERLYTRVWDKVRQDAEKAMERRAQQQQQQQQQQQQSLSQSQQDTTTITTITLSTSTSTSPFTPSLSLTTTGTHGTRAFTPHHALWRALVPLFITLLTHVRLPLSIGDRICEFLAAWIVRYAGPEYYSSRTRSNKPTATTTQPAESATATSSSLDVEIDSVENVIQAMETWNADLTWFIFQEERAAVRRVVEKSKRTTTTTAVTTRGQARAPLICEVVEDEEEETLKGWAMPGTGLRFAEVAF, from the exons ATGGAGATCTCTAGACAGGAAGCTTTCAGCAAG CTTAAACCACCATGTGTTGAGCTCAGCTCGGTGGGCCTGCGATTCCGTGGGCGACAAGCAACTCCAAACGATGTCTTTCGAGCCCTCCAACCGGTTTACAACGTACTGGACGACCTTGCTCGTAAAGATGCTTTAGATGAGAAGTTAGCAGAATATGCATTCTTCCCGCTATGTCACATCTTCAATGAAACCCAAAGGTCTCCTGTCAACTGCCTGGAACTTTCCGTCAAGTGCCTGCGCATCCTTGTTGAAAAAGGATGGGGAAGGCGCTTGTCGCCACAGATGGGCAAGCAGCTCATCATTCTGTTAACCTTGATCGTGGGTGGCACGCCGAATAAATCAGGTGAAACCAATTCAACACAGACTCGGTCACCAGAGCTCGCCATTGCGGGGTTCAACTGTCTTCTCACTATCTTCAATGTTCTAGATGGACCTGTTGCTAAGCAGACTATTTACCATGAAGTCGGCACTGCAACTATTGTTGACCAGATGGTCTATCTTATGCTCGAGGGTGCCGCAGATGAGGGGTCAGACGAACTCTGCATTTCAGCAGCCAAAGCGCTTCAAGCACTCTTTCAGCGTATCACAGATCGAGTAGTGCTCGCAAGTATTATGCCACGGACGGTCTCGACTCTGACAAAGATCATAAAGCCGTCTACTCAGGTCCGGCGATCATATAAGCTTCTGTCGGTCTGCTTACAAATTTTTAACTACCTCCTAAGGACGGTACTGAACGATCAAGTTTCCAAAAGTTCAGAGAAGTCAGCCCCTTCCCAAAACTCAGATGATCAGCTGGTTCTTGATGCCTCTTGGCTCAAAGCTACTGCTACACAAATCAAACTTGCTCTTGCAAATGTTACCCAAGTAAGGCGGCATGACCGGCCTGAGGTGCAGACAGCACTGTTGGAACTCTGCTTGATGATAGTAGAAGACTGCCAGGAAACATTACAGGAGGCACTACCCATCATCATTGAGACTGTTGTTGTATTGTCGAACGTGGATGAAAACCAGGTGCCGAATGGGGCATTCGTTGCACTTAGACATCATGCCACGACTTATCCAGCCGTGATTGACTCTTTGAAGAACTCTCTTCATACGTGGGTCACTGCCTTTCCGAGGACCATGCAGAGCAACGACGAAACGGCGAAGCAGTGGGCTGTTAAGCAGATATCAACTGCCTTTCAAGTTTTGTCGCAGGTACAATCCGGATCCGATCTCCTTGCAGCTAGCCTAGCGTCAGGCATTTGCGACAGTGTGGCCGCATCTCTGAACAGTTCGACAAATGCTCTCCAGCCTCTCAGTTCTGATGTTGCAAACAGCCAGACTCTGGAAGTTCTCAATCATGGGGTTAAATCGGTCTCGTTTGCTCCGGTCATTCTCGAGCACAGAAGCCAGCAACAAACGCTGAATGATTTGCAATCCATGATTATCAGACTCAACGCATCGGAGTCTGGTAGCGAGATCACACGTCTGGTTGTCAACCGGGTTCACCAAGAGAGGGGGAATGCTCTTATTGCACCTCTCTGGCTGGGTCTCACATTCCTGAAGAGCAACACGCAACTCACATCTATCTTCGATGATTTCATCTCCACAGATGAGCTCGAACCTTCAGGTCAACGTTTGTCACGAGCTGGCATGATTGAAGAATTATACTACGTCTCATTACCCATACTCAACGAGCCCCTAGTCGACGAGTCTAGAGACTGGCGGGTACAGGCACTTGCGCTAGAAGCCGTTGCCCTTCAGGCCCAGCAGCTCGGGGAGGCCTTTCGCCCAGAGTTGATGGACGCATTATACCCCGTCCTTCAATTACTAGCATCCAGCAACTCGAGTCTCCAAAGGCATGCTATGACGTGCCTCAACATTCTTACAACGGCCTGCAATTATGGAGATGCCAGCACAATGATTGTCGAAAACGTTGACTATCTCGTGAACTCCGTGGCCCTAAAGCTCAACACCTTTGACGTCTCACCTTACCCGCCCCAGGTCCTCCTAATGATGGTCAAGCTGTCCGGCGTACGACTCATTCCCTACCTCGACGACCTAGTGGACTCAATCTTCAGCATACTCGACATGTACCATGGCTATCCCAAACTCGTCGAGATGATGTTCCGGACTCTCGCCGCCATCGTCGAAGAAGGCACTAAAAgcccctccttcctcacaATCGACAACGGCAAAGCCAGCAATATTGACCACCACAAGAAGCCATACGAAAGACTACAAATCTCCACACTCGTCCAGGACCTCAGCAATCGCAAAGCGAAGCGTGCAAAACTAACCGAAGACCTCGGAGACGTCGACGATATCATCCCACACCCAAAAAGGCCCTGGACAAAGGACCCCGAGAAGCCCAAGCAGCAAGCACCCGacttcaacaccaccatcgacgacctcctcaaagaagaagacgacccAGACGAACCTCTTCCCCCACCCCGCGAAGCCGAAGACAGCGAAAAGCCTCTAAGCAAACCACacaacctccttctccacatcatccaatccatcccatcccacctctcctccccatccccctaCCTCCGccgctccctcctcaccatcctcatcgacgtCTTCCCCACCCTCGCCGCGCACGAAAACAGCTTCCTCCCACTAATCAACGACCTCTGGCCCGCCGTATCCGCCCGAATCagcttcccatcctccctgACCAcctcccaaccaaccacagGTCCCAAATCCACCGacctcatcaccaccaccctcaaaCAATCCCCCACCGAATTCTCCTTCCAAGAAGAAACCTTCGTCACCACCACAGCCTGCAAAGCCATCGAAACCATGTGCAAATCCGCCGGCGACTTTATGGCCTCGCGCATCGAAACCGAATTTCCCCGCTGGGAGCGGCTCTACACGCGCGTATGGGACAAAGTCCGTCAAGACGCTGAAAAGGCCATGGAAAGACGtgcccaacaacaacaacaacaacaacaacaacaacaacaatctctatcccaatcccaacaagacacaaccaccatcaccaccataaccctatcaacatcaacatcaacatcaccattcaccccctccctctccctcaccaccaccggcacccACGGGACCCGCGCATTCACCCCCCACCACGCCCTCTGGCGCGCACTAGTCCCCCTATTCATCACGCTCCTCACGCACGTCCGCCTACCATTATCCATCGGGGACAGGATCTGCGAGTTCCTAGCGGCATGGATAGTGCGGTATGCTGGACCGGAGTATTACTCCTCCCGGACGCGCAGCAATAAacctactgctactactactcagcCAGCAGAAAGtgcaacagcaacatcatcatctctggaTGTGGAAATCGACTCAGTCGAGAATGTCATCCAGGCTATGGAGACGTGGAATGCCGATCTAACCTGGTTTATTTTCCAGGAGGAGAGGGCGGCGGTCAGgcgggtggtggagaagagtaagaggactactactactactgctgtgACGACAAGGGGTCAGGCTCGGGCTCCTTTGATTTgtgaggttgttgaggatgaggaagaggagacgtTGAAGGGATGGGCTATGCCGGGGACGGGGTTGAGGTTCGCGGAGGTGGCGTTTTAG